The Thalassotalea psychrophila genome window below encodes:
- the rlmA gene encoding 23S rRNA (guanine(745)-N(1))-methyltransferase, whose product MMKTSQYICPICQQALTLNNKSFSCTNNHSFDQAKEGYVNLLPVQHKHSKDPGDNKEMVNARRSFLESGFYQPLQDRLVELKNRYAVAGNILDAGCGEGYYTNAHESEQHQVYGVDIAKNAVKIAAKKYKQCHFSVGSIAQLPFADEFFDWLFSIYAPIKTEEFSRLLKNEGYLLTVTPGEKHLWELKQMIYQTPKYHNIDKQQLDGFELVAEENINYQMNFERGEQALTLLAMTPFAFKSSEQLVTALRQAINFTCQVDFMVRIYKKA is encoded by the coding sequence ATGATGAAAACTAGCCAATACATTTGCCCTATTTGCCAGCAAGCTTTAACTCTTAATAATAAGAGTTTTAGCTGTACTAATAATCACAGTTTTGATCAAGCCAAAGAAGGCTACGTAAACTTATTGCCTGTGCAACATAAGCACTCAAAGGATCCTGGTGATAACAAAGAAATGGTTAATGCTCGTCGATCCTTTTTAGAATCCGGTTTTTATCAACCATTGCAAGATCGTTTGGTTGAGCTCAAAAACCGCTATGCTGTTGCAGGAAATATTCTAGACGCGGGGTGTGGTGAAGGCTATTACACTAATGCCCACGAATCTGAACAACATCAAGTATACGGTGTAGATATTGCCAAGAATGCCGTTAAAATTGCCGCAAAAAAATATAAACAGTGTCATTTTAGTGTTGGCTCAATTGCGCAACTACCGTTTGCAGACGAATTTTTTGATTGGCTATTCTCTATTTATGCGCCAATTAAAACCGAAGAATTCAGTCGTTTACTAAAAAATGAAGGTTACTTACTTACGGTCACACCCGGTGAAAAGCATTTGTGGGAATTAAAACAAATGATTTATCAAACACCTAAATATCATAATATTGATAAACAGCAACTTGATGGTTTTGAACTTGTTGCTGAAGAAAATATTAATTATCAAATGAATTTTGAACGTGGGGAACAAGCGTTAACATTATTGGCAATGACTCCTTTTGCATTTAAATCATCAGAGCAACTTGTTACCGCACTTAGACAAGCGATAAACTTTACCTGTCAGGTAGATTTCATGGTGCGGATTTATAAAAAGGCATAG
- the xthA gene encoding exodeoxyribonuclease III, whose protein sequence is MKTISFNINGLRARLHQLQAIIDKHQPDIIGLQEIKVHDEAFPLADVEAMGYHVYFHGQKAHYGVAMLCKKEPVSVQKGFPTDNEDMQKRMIMVKTTNDKGEEVTVLNGYFPQGDNISHETKYPYKRQFYKDLMGYLNDNHTPDENIIVMGDINISPIDLDIGIGEPNQKRWLKTGKCSFQPEEREWLSTLLNWGFKDTFRELHPDTTEKYSWFDYRSRGFDDNRGLRIDVVLATHELAATCIESDIDYELRGIEKPSDHAPIWSTFK, encoded by the coding sequence ATGAAAACAATCTCATTTAACATAAACGGCCTTCGCGCACGTTTGCATCAATTACAAGCTATTATCGATAAACATCAACCAGATATTATTGGTCTACAAGAAATTAAAGTTCATGATGAAGCTTTCCCTTTAGCAGACGTAGAAGCTATGGGCTACCACGTGTATTTTCACGGTCAAAAAGCCCATTACGGCGTAGCCATGCTTTGTAAAAAAGAACCTGTTTCAGTACAAAAAGGCTTCCCAACTGATAATGAAGATATGCAAAAGCGTATGATTATGGTGAAAACCACTAATGACAAAGGTGAAGAAGTTACAGTATTAAATGGTTACTTTCCGCAAGGTGATAACATTTCTCATGAAACTAAATATCCATATAAACGTCAATTTTATAAAGACTTAATGGGTTATTTAAATGATAACCACACTCCCGATGAAAATATTATTGTGATGGGAGATATCAATATATCGCCAATTGATTTAGATATTGGTATTGGTGAACCAAATCAGAAGCGCTGGTTAAAAACCGGGAAATGTAGTTTTCAGCCTGAAGAGCGAGAATGGTTATCTACCCTATTAAACTGGGGCTTTAAAGATACCTTTAGAGAGCTACACCCAGACACAACCGAAAAATACTCTTGGTTTGACTATCGTTCTCGTGGCTTTGATGATAACCGAGGTCTGCGTATTGATGTGGTATTGGCCACTCATGAACTTGCCGCAACGTGTATTGAATCTGATATTGATTATGAACTGCGTGGCATTGAAAAGCCGTCTGATCACGCTCCTATTTGGTCAACATTTAAATAA